In one Amaranthus tricolor cultivar Red isolate AtriRed21 chromosome 8, ASM2621246v1, whole genome shotgun sequence genomic region, the following are encoded:
- the LOC130820533 gene encoding uncharacterized protein LOC130820533 isoform X1 has product MEVHEESISGISIDETQVDNSIFPQLKLYCLELFHLHQNPNYSKQSPAITQLLLLLRSSPSHALQPYFDYTLFPLLLLLDAAVDCRSVQKGKPVTQNVSRISDAVAEGVLQCLEELLLKCRLGSVGQMTVLLNKLAYGAMLSPSEAAEEFRDSVVRCFRTLLSNLIPCSDTSCCCQNTSSRPALLDIGDSKCLTSKHLEHYCEPNECLISFLQSEGAAAAVGHWLSLLLNIAETESSRGLRGSAKIRIDALLTLRVLVSKVGTSDALAFFLPGVITRLAKVLHVSKSMISGAAGSTEATDHAVRGLAEFLMVVLQDNANICDPHASLDRVASENESSQSFLKELRHLHVQAPNQSELSSNDRSQNATIVKEELVEKQISSGNGKLGSLHVKRTRDWLEKTSVNVDILLSKTFPHICVHTSKRIRLALLFAVQGLLSNCRYTLKRSRLMLLECLCYLVCDESKDVSMPAQDFLGFLFLSDGKYTVVDDLAEIFNRLLEKLPKLVLGCEETLALASAQQMLALMYYSGPQVVVDHLLRSPIKAAKFFDVFALCLSQESVFAGSLGKLALSSPSPTGYLHSLAELRANGRRFVGEYPVTDAKTSEVSNKQSLVKEIQYSTGHSYYDYELPRMPPWFAYVGCHKLYQALAGILRLVGLSLISDCRNEVFLSNIIDIPLDNLHKLVSEIRTMEFSRESWESWYTKAHSGRLLRQASIAVCILNEMLFGMSDQSINDFKKLFNESGARVEEGHMSYVSFLDQSFQARCHVAGVSLWKKNAVGPVRQHVIDCIGTILHEYISPEIWDFSVTHDISLLQSSGIFGSIDKHLFHDVAILHQVLIEGIGIFNLTLGANFTSSGFLCSSLYLLLENLICSNSEVRRASDAVLRLMSATSGCSSVRIILFLSMSAFMSWNADLVLNILQVGQLVMLNADYVIDSLCHQLRHLDLNPHVPNVLGAVLSCVGVAKKILPLLEEPMRSVSMELEILGRHQHPELTIPFLKAVAEIAKAAKLEACILPTQAESFLDYVKPKVSDVKKKVGEDAVRIGEQESDEPAFCDDLVVNMEDWDSILFKLNDNKRYRRIVASIAVSCLTAVTPLLASEKEPVCLISLNIIEEGIITLEKAEEAFRREQETKEGIEEVASLCSLYHLKDVLDAAEGTDENRLLPAMNKIWPYFVACVQNRIPASVRRCAEVICKVVKICGGNFFSRRFHNDGPHFWKLLSTSPFKAKSISSDEQALMLPYRSTSRTLEHPISESSNLKTQAAVLHMIAELARDKGSASALQVVLKKVSGLVVGIACSSVSGLWDPAIDALSGLASIDADLIWVLLADVYYSSTKEKDVAKPSSEFPELAEILLPPCSSNNYLYVQYGGQTYGFEINLASVENAIKKLYPEMC; this is encoded by the exons ATGGAAGTCCATGAAGAAAGTATTAGTGGAATCAGTATTGATGAAACTCAAGTGGATAACTCCATTTTTCctcaattaaaattatattgttTGGAGTTGTTTCATCTTCACCAGAACCCTAATTATTCGAAACAATCTCCTGCGATTACTCAATTACTTCTCCTTCTGCGCTCCTCACCTTCTCATGCTCTTCAACCTTACTTCGA TTATACCTTGTTTCCATTGCTGCTGCTTTTGGATGCAGCGGTGGATTGTAGGTCTGTTCAGAAAGGAAAACCAGTCACTCAAAATGTAAGTAGAATCAGTGATGCCGTTGCTGAAGGTGTGCTTCAATGTTTAGAGGAGCTTTTGTTGAAATGCCGGCTAGGTTCTGTGGGCCAG ATGACAGTTTTGCTAAACAAATTGGCTTATGGCGCCATGCTATCTCCATCAGAGGCAGCAGAAGAGTTTCGAGACAGTGTAGTTAGATGCTTTAGGACATTGCTTTCCAACTTAATTCCTTGCTCAGACACATCGTGCTGCTGCCAAAACACCTCCAGTCGACCTGCACTTCTAGATATTGGAGATTCTAAATGCTTAACTTCTAAACACTTGGAGCATTATTGTGAACCAAATGAATGCTTGATTTCTTTTCTCCAATCAGAAGGTGCTGCAGCTGCTGTTGGGCACTGGCTCTCTCTTCTGCTGAAT ATTGCAGAGACTGAGAGCTCACGAGGTCTTCGGGGCAGCGCCAAAATCCGGATAGATGCTCTTCTAACCCTACGAGTGCTTGTTTCAAAG GTTGGTACCTCAGACGCACTGGCTTTCTTTCTGCCCGGAGTTATTACTCGATTGGCTAAGGTTTTGCACGTCTCCAAATCTATGATTAGTGGGGCTGCTGGAAGTACAGAAGCTACTGATCATGCAGTTAGAGGATTGGCTGAATTTCTCATGGTAGTCCTACAGGATAACGCCAATATATGTGATCCTCATGCATCACTTGACAGGGTTGCTAGTGAGAATGAGTCTTCACAATCATTTCTAAAGGAGCTTCGCCACTTGCATGTACAAGCTCCTAATCAGAGTGAACTTTCTTCAAATGATCGAAGTCAAAATGCAACCATTGTCAAGGAGGAGCTTGTGGAGAAGCAAATTTCCAGTGGCAATGGTAAATTAGGGTCTTTGCATGTCAAACGTACAAGAGACTGGCTTGAAAAAACTTCAGTCAATGTTGACATCTTGCTGAGCAAGACATTTCCACAT ATATGTGTACATACATCCAAAAGAATAAGGCTTGCGCTTCTCTTTGCTGTGCAAGGACTGTTATCTAATTGCCGTTATACTTTGAAGAGGAGCAGATTGATGCTTTTG GAATGCTTGTGTTATTTGGTTTGTGACGAGTCTAAAGACGTGTCCATGCCCGCACAAGATTTCCTTGGATTTTTGTTCTTGTCTGATGGGAAGTATACTGTTGTGGATGATCTAGCTGAAATTTTCAACAG GCTACTTGAGAAGCTCCCAAAACTGGTGCTTGGATGTGAGGAAACTTTGGCCCTTGCTTCTGCTCAACAGATGCTTGCTTTGATGTATTATTCTGGACCTCAAGTTGTTGTGGATCACCTTCTCCGCTCTCCT ATTAAAGCTGCAAAATTTTTCGATGTATTTGCTCTATGCCTGAGTCAGGAGTCTGTCTTTGCTGGCTCTCTTGGGAAATTAGCGTTATCAAGTCCTTCTCCTACCGGGTACTTGCATTCTCTTGCAGAGCTGAGGGCTAATGGTAGAAGGTTTGTTGGGGAATATCCCGTCACTGATGCTAAGACATCTGAAGTGTCAAATAAGCAGTCTTTGGTAAAGGAAATACAGTACTCTACAGGACattcttattatgattatgaactTCCACGTATGCCACCTTGGTTTGCCTATGTAGGCTGTCATAAACTTTATCAAGCACTTGCTGGGATTCTTAGACTTGTGGGTTTATCATTGATATCTG aTTGCAGAAATGAagtttttttgtcaaatatcATTGATATTCCTCTGGATAATTTGCATAAGCTAGTCTCTGAGATACGCACGATGGAGTTTTCTAGAGAAAGCTGGGAGTCTTGGTACACTAAGGCACATTCAGGAAGGTTGCTACGACAAGCAAGCATTGCTGTATGTATCCTTAATGAGATGTTATTTGGCATGtcagatcaatcaatcaatgaTTTCAAAAAACTATTTAATGAGTCTGGAGCAAGAGTTGAAGAGGGGCATATGAGCTATGTATCTTTTTTAGATCAGTCTTTCCAAGCACGATGCCATGTTGCTGGTGTATCACTTTGGAAGAAGAATGCAGTTGGGCCTGTGAGGCAACATGTCATTGATTGTATTGGTACCATTTTACACGAGTACATTTCTCCAGAAATTTGGGATTTTTCAGTCACTCATGATATATCTCTCCTTCAATCTAGTGGAATATTTGGAAGTATTGATAAGCACTTATTTCATGATGTTGCCATACTACACCAG GTTCTCATTGAGGGAATTGGAATTTTCAACCTAACCCTTGGTGCAAATTTTACTTCTAGTGGATTCCTTTGTTCCTCTCTGTATCTTTTGCTTGAAAACTTGATCTGCTCAAACTCTGAAGTTAGACGTGCTTCTGATGCTGTGCTGCGTTTAATGTCAGCTACATCTGGATGTTCATCTGTAAGAATCATATTATTTCTTTCTATGTCTGCATTCATGTCCTGGAATGCTGACTTAGTCTTAAATATTCTACAGGTTGGTCAACTAGTTATGTTAAATGCAGACTACGTAATTGACTCATTGTGCCATCAACTCCGTCATTTGGATTTGAATCCTCATGTCCCAAACGTGCTTGGGGCAGTGCTTTCTTGTGTTGGAGtagccaaaaaaatattaccatTATTGGAGGAGCCG ATGCGCTCAGTTTCAATGGAACTGGAAATTCTTGGGAGGCATCAACATCCAGAGTTAACAATTCCTTTCTTGAAG GCTGTAGCTGAGATTGCTAAGGCGGCTAAGCTGGAGGCTTGTATCTTGCCTACTCAAGCAGAATCTTTTTTGGATTATGTTAAACCTAAAGTATCTGATGTGAAAAAGAAAGTAGGAGAGGATGCTGTAAGGATAGGGGAGCAAG AGTCAGATGAGCCAGCCTTTTGTGATGACCTTGTTGTGAACATGGAGGATTGGGATAGTATTTTGTTTAAGCTAAATGACAATAAGAGGTACCGTCGGATTGTTGCTTCTATTGCAGTCTCCTGTTTGACAGCTGTTACTCCGTTGCTTGCATCTGAAAAGGAGCCAGTATGCTTGATTTCATTAAACATAATTGAG GAGGGTATTATCACACTGGAAAAAGCGGAGGAAGCATTTAGGCGTGAGCAAGAAACTAAAGAAGGCATCGAAGAAGTAGCATCCTTGTGTTCATTATATCATCTTAAAGACGTTCTTGATGCTGCTGAGGGGACTGATGAGAATAGACTGCTTCCAGCAATGAACAAAATATGGCCATATTTTGTTGCTTGTGTTCAAAATAGGATTCCAGCG TCTGTTCGGAGATGTGCAGAAGTAATTTGCAAAGTGGTTAAGATTTGTGGCGGGAACTTTTTTTCTCGGCGCTTCCATAATGATGGGCCCCATTTCTGGAAACTTCTAAGTACATCACCATTCAAAGCAAAATCTATCTCAAGTGATGAACAAGCACTAATGCTACCTTATAGAAGTACTTCTCGAACGTTGGAACATCCCATCTCAGAATCCTCCAATCTGAAAACCCAAGCAGCAGTTCTCCACATGATTGCCGAATTAGCTCGAGACAAGGGGAGCGCTTCTGCTCTTCAAGTAGTACTCAAGAAGGTTAGCGGTTTGGTGGTAGGTATTGCATGTAGCAGTGTTTCCGGACTGTGGGACCCTGCAATAGACGCTCTTTCAGGACTCGCATCAATTGATGCTGATCTCATTTGGGTTCTTTTAGCCGATGTGTATTATTCTTCTACGAAGGAGAAAGATGTTGCAAAGCCCAGTTCTGAATTTCCAGAGCTTGCGGAAATTCTTCTGCCTCCTTGTTCTTCAAACAATTACCTTTACGTTCAGTATGGAGGCCAGACGTATggttttgaaattaatttagctTCAGTCGAAAATGCGATTAAGAAACTGTATCCTGAAATGTGTTGA
- the LOC130820533 gene encoding uncharacterized protein LOC130820533 isoform X2: protein MEVHEESISGISIDETQVDNSIFPQLKLYCLELFHLHQNPNYSKQSPAITQLLLLLRSSPSHALQPYFDYTLFPLLLLLDAAVDCRSVQKGKPVTQNVSRISDAVAEGVLQCLEELLLKCRLGSVGQMTVLLNKLAYGAMLSPSEAAEEFRDSVVRCFRTLLSNLIPCSDTSCCCQNTSSRPALLDIGDSKCLTSKHLEHYCEPNECLISFLQSEGAAAAVGHWLSLLLNIAETESSRGLRGSAKIRIDALLTLRVLVSKVGTSDALAFFLPGVITRLAKVLHVSKSMISGAAGSTEATDHAVRGLAEFLMVVLQDNANICDPHASLDRVASENESSQSFLKELRHLHVQAPNQSELSSNDRSQNATIVKEELVEKQISSGNGKLGSLHVKRTRDWLEKTSVNVDILLSKTFPHICVHTSKRIRLALLFAVQGLLSNCRYTLKRSRLMLLECLCYLVCDESKDVSMPAQDFLGFLFLSDGKYTVVDDLAEIFNRLLEKLPKLVLGCEETLALASAQQMLALMYYSGPQVVVDHLLRSPIKAAKFFDVFALCLSQESVFAGSLGKLALSSPSPTGYLHSLAELRANGRRFVGEYPVTDAKTSEVSNKQSLVKEIQYSTGHSYYDYELPRMPPWFAYVGCHKLYQALAGILRLVGLSLISDCRNEVFLSNIIDIPLDNLHKLVSEIRTMEFSRESWESWYTKAHSGRLLRQASIAVCILNEMLFGMSDQSINDFKKLFNESGARVEEGHMSYVSFLDQSFQARCHVAGVSLWKKNAVGPVRQHVIDCIGTILHEYISPEIWDFSVTHDISLLQSSGIFGSIDKHLFHDVAILHQVLIEGIGIFNLTLGANFTSSGFLCSSLYLLLENLICSNSEVRRASDAVLRLMSATSGCSSVGQLVMLNADYVIDSLCHQLRHLDLNPHVPNVLGAVLSCVGVAKKILPLLEEPMRSVSMELEILGRHQHPELTIPFLKAVAEIAKAAKLEACILPTQAESFLDYVKPKVSDVKKKVGEDAVRIGEQESDEPAFCDDLVVNMEDWDSILFKLNDNKRYRRIVASIAVSCLTAVTPLLASEKEPVCLISLNIIEEGIITLEKAEEAFRREQETKEGIEEVASLCSLYHLKDVLDAAEGTDENRLLPAMNKIWPYFVACVQNRIPASVRRCAEVICKVVKICGGNFFSRRFHNDGPHFWKLLSTSPFKAKSISSDEQALMLPYRSTSRTLEHPISESSNLKTQAAVLHMIAELARDKGSASALQVVLKKVSGLVVGIACSSVSGLWDPAIDALSGLASIDADLIWVLLADVYYSSTKEKDVAKPSSEFPELAEILLPPCSSNNYLYVQYGGQTYGFEINLASVENAIKKLYPEMC, encoded by the exons ATGGAAGTCCATGAAGAAAGTATTAGTGGAATCAGTATTGATGAAACTCAAGTGGATAACTCCATTTTTCctcaattaaaattatattgttTGGAGTTGTTTCATCTTCACCAGAACCCTAATTATTCGAAACAATCTCCTGCGATTACTCAATTACTTCTCCTTCTGCGCTCCTCACCTTCTCATGCTCTTCAACCTTACTTCGA TTATACCTTGTTTCCATTGCTGCTGCTTTTGGATGCAGCGGTGGATTGTAGGTCTGTTCAGAAAGGAAAACCAGTCACTCAAAATGTAAGTAGAATCAGTGATGCCGTTGCTGAAGGTGTGCTTCAATGTTTAGAGGAGCTTTTGTTGAAATGCCGGCTAGGTTCTGTGGGCCAG ATGACAGTTTTGCTAAACAAATTGGCTTATGGCGCCATGCTATCTCCATCAGAGGCAGCAGAAGAGTTTCGAGACAGTGTAGTTAGATGCTTTAGGACATTGCTTTCCAACTTAATTCCTTGCTCAGACACATCGTGCTGCTGCCAAAACACCTCCAGTCGACCTGCACTTCTAGATATTGGAGATTCTAAATGCTTAACTTCTAAACACTTGGAGCATTATTGTGAACCAAATGAATGCTTGATTTCTTTTCTCCAATCAGAAGGTGCTGCAGCTGCTGTTGGGCACTGGCTCTCTCTTCTGCTGAAT ATTGCAGAGACTGAGAGCTCACGAGGTCTTCGGGGCAGCGCCAAAATCCGGATAGATGCTCTTCTAACCCTACGAGTGCTTGTTTCAAAG GTTGGTACCTCAGACGCACTGGCTTTCTTTCTGCCCGGAGTTATTACTCGATTGGCTAAGGTTTTGCACGTCTCCAAATCTATGATTAGTGGGGCTGCTGGAAGTACAGAAGCTACTGATCATGCAGTTAGAGGATTGGCTGAATTTCTCATGGTAGTCCTACAGGATAACGCCAATATATGTGATCCTCATGCATCACTTGACAGGGTTGCTAGTGAGAATGAGTCTTCACAATCATTTCTAAAGGAGCTTCGCCACTTGCATGTACAAGCTCCTAATCAGAGTGAACTTTCTTCAAATGATCGAAGTCAAAATGCAACCATTGTCAAGGAGGAGCTTGTGGAGAAGCAAATTTCCAGTGGCAATGGTAAATTAGGGTCTTTGCATGTCAAACGTACAAGAGACTGGCTTGAAAAAACTTCAGTCAATGTTGACATCTTGCTGAGCAAGACATTTCCACAT ATATGTGTACATACATCCAAAAGAATAAGGCTTGCGCTTCTCTTTGCTGTGCAAGGACTGTTATCTAATTGCCGTTATACTTTGAAGAGGAGCAGATTGATGCTTTTG GAATGCTTGTGTTATTTGGTTTGTGACGAGTCTAAAGACGTGTCCATGCCCGCACAAGATTTCCTTGGATTTTTGTTCTTGTCTGATGGGAAGTATACTGTTGTGGATGATCTAGCTGAAATTTTCAACAG GCTACTTGAGAAGCTCCCAAAACTGGTGCTTGGATGTGAGGAAACTTTGGCCCTTGCTTCTGCTCAACAGATGCTTGCTTTGATGTATTATTCTGGACCTCAAGTTGTTGTGGATCACCTTCTCCGCTCTCCT ATTAAAGCTGCAAAATTTTTCGATGTATTTGCTCTATGCCTGAGTCAGGAGTCTGTCTTTGCTGGCTCTCTTGGGAAATTAGCGTTATCAAGTCCTTCTCCTACCGGGTACTTGCATTCTCTTGCAGAGCTGAGGGCTAATGGTAGAAGGTTTGTTGGGGAATATCCCGTCACTGATGCTAAGACATCTGAAGTGTCAAATAAGCAGTCTTTGGTAAAGGAAATACAGTACTCTACAGGACattcttattatgattatgaactTCCACGTATGCCACCTTGGTTTGCCTATGTAGGCTGTCATAAACTTTATCAAGCACTTGCTGGGATTCTTAGACTTGTGGGTTTATCATTGATATCTG aTTGCAGAAATGAagtttttttgtcaaatatcATTGATATTCCTCTGGATAATTTGCATAAGCTAGTCTCTGAGATACGCACGATGGAGTTTTCTAGAGAAAGCTGGGAGTCTTGGTACACTAAGGCACATTCAGGAAGGTTGCTACGACAAGCAAGCATTGCTGTATGTATCCTTAATGAGATGTTATTTGGCATGtcagatcaatcaatcaatgaTTTCAAAAAACTATTTAATGAGTCTGGAGCAAGAGTTGAAGAGGGGCATATGAGCTATGTATCTTTTTTAGATCAGTCTTTCCAAGCACGATGCCATGTTGCTGGTGTATCACTTTGGAAGAAGAATGCAGTTGGGCCTGTGAGGCAACATGTCATTGATTGTATTGGTACCATTTTACACGAGTACATTTCTCCAGAAATTTGGGATTTTTCAGTCACTCATGATATATCTCTCCTTCAATCTAGTGGAATATTTGGAAGTATTGATAAGCACTTATTTCATGATGTTGCCATACTACACCAG GTTCTCATTGAGGGAATTGGAATTTTCAACCTAACCCTTGGTGCAAATTTTACTTCTAGTGGATTCCTTTGTTCCTCTCTGTATCTTTTGCTTGAAAACTTGATCTGCTCAAACTCTGAAGTTAGACGTGCTTCTGATGCTGTGCTGCGTTTAATGTCAGCTACATCTGGATGTTCATCT GTTGGTCAACTAGTTATGTTAAATGCAGACTACGTAATTGACTCATTGTGCCATCAACTCCGTCATTTGGATTTGAATCCTCATGTCCCAAACGTGCTTGGGGCAGTGCTTTCTTGTGTTGGAGtagccaaaaaaatattaccatTATTGGAGGAGCCG ATGCGCTCAGTTTCAATGGAACTGGAAATTCTTGGGAGGCATCAACATCCAGAGTTAACAATTCCTTTCTTGAAG GCTGTAGCTGAGATTGCTAAGGCGGCTAAGCTGGAGGCTTGTATCTTGCCTACTCAAGCAGAATCTTTTTTGGATTATGTTAAACCTAAAGTATCTGATGTGAAAAAGAAAGTAGGAGAGGATGCTGTAAGGATAGGGGAGCAAG AGTCAGATGAGCCAGCCTTTTGTGATGACCTTGTTGTGAACATGGAGGATTGGGATAGTATTTTGTTTAAGCTAAATGACAATAAGAGGTACCGTCGGATTGTTGCTTCTATTGCAGTCTCCTGTTTGACAGCTGTTACTCCGTTGCTTGCATCTGAAAAGGAGCCAGTATGCTTGATTTCATTAAACATAATTGAG GAGGGTATTATCACACTGGAAAAAGCGGAGGAAGCATTTAGGCGTGAGCAAGAAACTAAAGAAGGCATCGAAGAAGTAGCATCCTTGTGTTCATTATATCATCTTAAAGACGTTCTTGATGCTGCTGAGGGGACTGATGAGAATAGACTGCTTCCAGCAATGAACAAAATATGGCCATATTTTGTTGCTTGTGTTCAAAATAGGATTCCAGCG TCTGTTCGGAGATGTGCAGAAGTAATTTGCAAAGTGGTTAAGATTTGTGGCGGGAACTTTTTTTCTCGGCGCTTCCATAATGATGGGCCCCATTTCTGGAAACTTCTAAGTACATCACCATTCAAAGCAAAATCTATCTCAAGTGATGAACAAGCACTAATGCTACCTTATAGAAGTACTTCTCGAACGTTGGAACATCCCATCTCAGAATCCTCCAATCTGAAAACCCAAGCAGCAGTTCTCCACATGATTGCCGAATTAGCTCGAGACAAGGGGAGCGCTTCTGCTCTTCAAGTAGTACTCAAGAAGGTTAGCGGTTTGGTGGTAGGTATTGCATGTAGCAGTGTTTCCGGACTGTGGGACCCTGCAATAGACGCTCTTTCAGGACTCGCATCAATTGATGCTGATCTCATTTGGGTTCTTTTAGCCGATGTGTATTATTCTTCTACGAAGGAGAAAGATGTTGCAAAGCCCAGTTCTGAATTTCCAGAGCTTGCGGAAATTCTTCTGCCTCCTTGTTCTTCAAACAATTACCTTTACGTTCAGTATGGAGGCCAGACGTATggttttgaaattaatttagctTCAGTCGAAAATGCGATTAAGAAACTGTATCCTGAAATGTGTTGA